One genomic region from Mesorhizobium terrae encodes:
- a CDS encoding YegP family protein: protein MSSCTDRNGDSWEIYMGNDGWRWRRTSSNGRIVGASSQGYTNRADCVANAQRNGMTCTPV, encoded by the coding sequence ATGTCGAGCTGCACGGATCGTAACGGGGATAGCTGGGAAATCTACATGGGCAATGACGGCTGGCGCTGGCGCCGCACGTCATCGAACGGCCGCATCGTCGGCGCGTCTTCGCAAGGATATACAAACCGGGCTGACTGCGTCGCCAACGCGCAGCGCAACGGGATGACGTGCACGCCGGTCTGA
- a CDS encoding multicopper oxidase family protein, which yields MHRRTFLTASLAVLATGGHALAQMEGHDMNAMPGMGGHEGHNMAAEPATPAAELALKEGEPLRDLPRLANQATEAGRFRASLTAGLAKANFVEGLDTPILAYNGTSPGPLIEAFEGDRVEIDFDNAIPGEESTIHWHGMPVPADQDGNPMDPVAAGAKRVYAFDLPADSAGPYWYHPHPHGKTAEQVYRGLAGVFLVKPKTDPVPAAYSDTVLFFTDLRLGEDGAMPESSMVDLMNGRVGDHVLVNGQKSPTLAVGLGTKRRFRLFNATNARFLRLSFGNAAMTVIGSDGGLLEAPVTVDEVLLAPAERVELVVAFDKPGVVQLATLDYDRGWMGPGRPDDAGLTLLTVNVSETPAEPAPPLPQKLRSIAARGTSAVRRRFVFTEKMGMGAGGMEMGFFINDAAFDMNRVDVVAKAGETELWEIVNKADMDHPFHVHGTQFQVIENERDGKVTPAPHRAWKDTVNVARGETVRLLLKQERPGLRMYHCHILEHEQLGMMGVVDVRA from the coding sequence ATGCATCGGCGCACTTTCCTGACCGCCAGCCTTGCCGTGCTGGCCACCGGTGGCCACGCGCTCGCGCAGATGGAGGGGCATGACATGAACGCCATGCCGGGCATGGGCGGTCATGAGGGGCACAACATGGCGGCCGAACCCGCCACGCCGGCGGCGGAGCTGGCGCTGAAGGAAGGCGAGCCGCTGCGCGACCTGCCGAGGCTCGCCAACCAGGCGACGGAAGCTGGCCGTTTTCGCGCCAGCCTGACGGCGGGACTGGCGAAAGCCAACTTCGTTGAAGGTCTGGACACGCCCATCCTCGCCTACAACGGTACGAGCCCCGGTCCGCTGATCGAGGCTTTCGAGGGCGACCGCGTCGAGATCGACTTCGACAACGCCATTCCGGGCGAGGAAAGCACCATCCACTGGCATGGCATGCCGGTGCCGGCCGACCAGGACGGCAATCCGATGGACCCGGTCGCAGCGGGCGCCAAGCGCGTCTATGCATTCGACCTGCCGGCCGACAGCGCCGGCCCCTATTGGTATCACCCGCATCCGCACGGCAAGACGGCCGAGCAGGTGTATCGCGGCCTCGCCGGCGTCTTCCTGGTCAAGCCGAAAACCGATCCCGTGCCGGCCGCCTATAGCGACACCGTGCTTTTCTTCACCGATCTGCGCCTTGGCGAAGATGGCGCGATGCCCGAGAGCTCGATGGTCGACCTGATGAACGGACGCGTCGGCGACCACGTCCTGGTCAACGGCCAGAAGAGCCCCACGCTCGCCGTCGGGCTCGGCACCAAGCGGCGCTTCCGCCTGTTCAATGCCACCAATGCGCGCTTCCTGAGATTGTCCTTCGGCAATGCCGCGATGACGGTGATTGGCTCCGACGGCGGACTTCTGGAAGCGCCGGTCACCGTCGACGAGGTTCTGTTGGCGCCTGCCGAGCGTGTCGAACTGGTCGTCGCCTTCGACAAGCCGGGCGTGGTGCAACTGGCCACGCTCGACTATGACCGTGGTTGGATGGGGCCGGGCCGGCCGGACGATGCGGGGCTGACGCTGCTGACGGTCAATGTTTCGGAGACACCGGCCGAACCTGCGCCACCGCTGCCGCAGAAGCTGCGCAGCATCGCGGCGCGGGGGACGTCGGCGGTGCGTCGTCGCTTCGTCTTCACCGAGAAGATGGGCATGGGCGCCGGCGGCATGGAAATGGGGTTCTTCATCAATGACGCCGCTTTCGATATGAACCGCGTCGACGTCGTCGCCAAGGCTGGCGAGACCGAACTGTGGGAAATCGTCAACAAGGCCGACATGGATCATCCCTTCCACGTGCACGGAACCCAGTTCCAGGTGATCGAGAATGAGCGCGACGGCAAGGTAACGCCGGCTCCTCATCGGGCCTGGAAGGACACGGTCAATGTCGCCCGCGGCGAGACGGTGAGGCTGTTGCTGAAGCAGGAGCGCCCGGGCCTGCGCATGTATCATTGCCACATCCTGGAGCATGAGCAACTTGGCATGATGGGCGTGGTCGATGTGCGAGCCTAG
- a CDS encoding helix-turn-helix domain-containing protein: MQAVPAQATGHYHERPVAPFLRDWFSAVWVHQMSEAGAPPIVVTPDGTIDLQWIDGRFRIAGPDKEPQTEAIAAGVAVIGFRFQPAAAAAWLGVDAAELLGQRLAIETVLGRKGKLLGASIRQQPNLAELIASLESAIAGHARSEAADRTMQAAHRLIDAGPPEGAPLIPWLARALALSERTLRRRFDESFGYGPKTLDRILRYQRFRRLSQNSRASTAALAAEAGYADQAHLVRETRRLTGSTPARLEQIFAGSS; encoded by the coding sequence ATGCAGGCGGTGCCCGCCCAGGCGACCGGCCATTACCACGAGCGTCCGGTCGCGCCGTTCCTGCGCGACTGGTTCTCCGCCGTCTGGGTTCACCAGATGTCGGAGGCAGGAGCGCCGCCGATAGTGGTGACGCCGGACGGCACGATCGACCTGCAGTGGATCGACGGGCGGTTCCGCATTGCCGGACCCGACAAGGAGCCGCAGACCGAAGCGATAGCTGCGGGCGTCGCTGTCATCGGCTTCCGCTTCCAGCCGGCCGCGGCTGCCGCCTGGCTTGGCGTGGACGCTGCCGAACTGCTCGGGCAGCGGCTGGCGATCGAGACCGTGCTTGGTCGAAAGGGAAAGCTGCTCGGCGCATCGATCCGCCAGCAGCCGAACCTCGCCGAACTGATCGCCTCCTTGGAAAGCGCCATTGCGGGACATGCCCGGAGCGAGGCCGCCGACCGCACCATGCAGGCCGCCCACCGGCTGATCGATGCCGGGCCGCCCGAGGGCGCGCCGCTCATCCCCTGGCTGGCACGCGCCCTGGCATTGAGCGAGCGCACGCTGAGGCGTCGTTTCGACGAGAGTTTCGGCTACGGTCCGAAGACGCTCGACCGCATCCTGCGCTATCAGCGCTTCCGACGCCTGTCGCAAAATTCACGTGCCTCGACGGCGGCCCTGGCGGCCGAAGCCGGTTATGCCGACCAGGCGCATCTGGTGCGCGAAACAAGGCGCCTCACCGGCAGCACTCCCGCCCGCCTTGAGCAAATATTCGCCGGCAGCTCGTGA
- the cueR gene encoding Cu(I)-responsive transcriptional regulator has product MNIGDAAAASGVSAKMIRYYEEVGLIASPERTGAGYRVYSPDDIHMLRFVRRARDLGFSVEQMTSLLALWSDRSRASGDVKRIALAHVSELERKMRELRAMSNALRHLAKTCHGDTQASCPIIEELSSGHEAAPPKPKRSTMRRRSDAY; this is encoded by the coding sequence ATGAACATTGGAGACGCAGCCGCCGCGTCCGGCGTGTCGGCGAAGATGATCCGCTACTATGAAGAGGTCGGCCTGATCGCCAGCCCCGAGCGTACCGGGGCCGGCTACCGGGTCTATTCGCCCGATGACATCCATATGCTCCGTTTCGTCCGCCGGGCGCGCGATCTCGGCTTTTCGGTCGAGCAGATGACCAGTCTGCTGGCGTTGTGGAGCGACCGCTCGCGTGCCAGCGGCGACGTCAAGCGTATCGCCTTGGCACATGTCTCCGAACTGGAGCGCAAGATGCGCGAACTCCGCGCCATGTCGAATGCGCTGCGCCATCTGGCCAAAACCTGCCACGGCGATACGCAAGCCAGCTGCCCGATTATCGAGGAGCTTTCGAGCGGCCATGAGGCGGCTCCACCGAAGCCGAAGCGCAGCACAATGCGACGCCGAAGCGACGCCTATTGA
- a CDS encoding AraC family transcriptional regulator, whose amino-acid sequence MQRLSTQGMQHAGQMAFVHDFVARQVGGLHLHPVDKDNIAMDLEAMTLPGSVTVGHALYPAMSGARTRDLTQDGRDNYLLTMHSEDHEMEVDGGEPIKIKAGDLLFINQARPFKFWKGKSARLQAISLDRQVLARLAPRVDVEPTYIVPRVTQQSRLFADYVSMLLKNPPTTEKAQEIVSRHVLDLSALALDDFVRGGAERNDSGIAAARLKLIKQDILERQHDPDLHINAVAKRQGVTPRYIQRLFESEGSTFSDFLRGTRLDLAFRLLHKRDLARFTIAAIAYDAGFSDISSFNRAFRQRFDATPSEVRAKILAN is encoded by the coding sequence ATGCAGCGCTTGTCGACGCAAGGCATGCAGCACGCCGGCCAGATGGCCTTCGTGCATGACTTCGTGGCGCGCCAGGTGGGCGGGCTGCACCTGCACCCCGTCGACAAGGACAATATCGCAATGGACCTGGAGGCCATGACGCTGCCTGGCAGCGTCACCGTCGGCCATGCGCTCTACCCGGCGATGTCCGGCGCCCGCACGCGCGACCTGACGCAGGACGGCCGCGACAACTACCTGCTGACCATGCACAGCGAAGACCATGAAATGGAGGTGGATGGCGGCGAACCGATCAAGATCAAGGCCGGCGACCTTTTGTTCATCAACCAGGCCCGGCCGTTCAAGTTCTGGAAGGGCAAGTCCGCCCGCCTGCAGGCGATCTCGCTCGACCGGCAGGTGCTGGCACGCCTCGCTCCCCGTGTCGACGTGGAGCCGACCTATATCGTGCCGCGCGTGACACAGCAGTCGCGGCTGTTCGCGGATTATGTCTCCATGCTGCTCAAGAACCCGCCGACGACCGAGAAGGCGCAGGAGATCGTCTCGCGGCACGTTCTCGATCTCAGCGCGCTGGCGCTGGACGATTTCGTGCGCGGCGGCGCCGAGCGCAACGACAGCGGCATCGCCGCCGCACGGCTGAAACTGATCAAGCAGGATATTCTCGAACGGCAGCACGACCCGGACCTGCACATCAATGCAGTGGCCAAACGCCAGGGCGTGACGCCGCGCTACATCCAGCGCCTGTTCGAAAGCGAGGGCTCCACCTTCTCCGATTTCCTGCGCGGAACCAGGCTGGACCTGGCTTTCCGGCTGCTGCACAAGCGCGATCTGGCCCGATTTACCATCGCCGCCATCGCCTATGACGCCGGCTTCTCGGACATCTCGTCCTTCAACCGCGCGTTTCGCCAGCGCTTCGACGCGACGCCGTCCGAAGTACGCGCCAAGATATTAGCCAACTGA
- a CDS encoding helix-turn-helix transcriptional regulator, translated as MPRGRTAAISEMRLKGDGLLKRIFATIRRRDPPASDRAREVMTRHIFDLTALVLDGFARGGGKRKDKGIAAARLKLIKQDILERLHDPGLHIDAVARRQGVTPRYIQRLFESEGTTFSDFVRGSRLDLAYRLLHERDLVSTTIATIAYDAGFSDISSFNRAFRRRFELTPSEVRARLLAG; from the coding sequence ATGCCTAGAGGACGCACCGCCGCCATTTCCGAGATGCGGTTGAAGGGGGACGGACTTTTGAAACGGATATTCGCCACCATACGCCGGCGCGACCCGCCGGCAAGCGACAGGGCGCGCGAGGTGATGACGCGCCACATCTTCGATCTCACCGCACTGGTGCTCGACGGCTTTGCGCGCGGCGGCGGCAAGCGCAAGGACAAGGGCATCGCGGCGGCGCGGCTGAAGCTTATCAAGCAGGACATTCTTGAGCGGCTGCATGATCCGGGGCTGCACATCGATGCCGTGGCGCGGCGCCAGGGCGTGACGCCGCGCTACATCCAGCGCCTGTTCGAAAGCGAGGGCACCACCTTTTCCGACTTCGTGCGCGGAAGCAGGCTGGACCTGGCATACCGGCTGCTGCACGAACGCGATCTCGTCTCAACCACCATCGCCACGATCGCCTATGACGCCGGCTTCTCGGACATCTCGTCCTTCAACCGTGCGTTTCGGCGCCGCTTCGAGCTGACGCCGTCCGAAGTGCGCGCCAGGCTGCTGGCCGGCTAA
- a CDS encoding VOC family protein — MKPRISVITVGVDDLETSLKFYRDGLGLPTEGIIGTEFEHGAVAFFDLQQGVKFAIFARADIAHDAGITRTGRSPTEFTLGHNVASQGEVDAVMQRAIAAGARIVKPAQKTFWGGYAGYFQDPDDHLWEVVYNPAFLPPQE, encoded by the coding sequence ATGAAACCCAGGATCAGCGTGATCACCGTCGGCGTCGACGATCTGGAGACGTCGCTGAAATTCTATCGCGATGGCCTTGGCCTGCCGACCGAAGGCATCATCGGCACCGAATTCGAACATGGCGCGGTCGCTTTCTTCGATCTGCAGCAGGGCGTGAAATTCGCCATCTTCGCGCGCGCCGACATCGCGCATGACGCCGGCATAACCAGGACCGGCCGCAGCCCGACCGAGTTTACGCTCGGTCACAACGTAGCCAGCCAGGGGGAAGTGGATGCCGTCATGCAACGGGCGATCGCCGCCGGCGCGCGGATCGTGAAGCCGGCGCAGAAAACGTTCTGGGGCGGCTATGCCGGCTATTTCCAGGACCCCGACGATCATCTGTGGGAAGTCGTCTACAATCCGGCCTTCCTGCCGCCGCAGGAATGA
- a CDS encoding YqaA family protein: protein MEDLVAYGALFASAFLAATLLPASSELVLVGLLAAGRGDPAGLLIVATVGNTAGSVVNWAIGRGIEALRGSRWFPVSAENYEQAGRVFRRYGLWTLPFAWLPIIGDALTVVAGAARVGIWRFVALVGIGKAARYAAIVAGQSWVMG from the coding sequence ATGGAAGATCTCGTCGCCTATGGCGCGCTGTTCGCCAGCGCCTTCCTGGCCGCGACGCTCCTGCCAGCGTCGTCGGAACTGGTTCTGGTCGGGCTGCTTGCCGCCGGTCGCGGCGATCCCGCCGGTTTGCTGATCGTGGCGACGGTCGGCAACACGGCGGGCTCGGTGGTGAACTGGGCGATAGGTCGCGGCATCGAGGCATTGCGGGGCAGCCGCTGGTTTCCGGTCTCGGCGGAAAACTATGAGCAGGCCGGCCGCGTCTTTCGGCGTTATGGCTTATGGACGCTACCCTTTGCCTGGTTGCCGATCATCGGCGATGCGTTGACCGTGGTCGCGGGTGCCGCGCGCGTCGGCATCTGGCGTTTCGTTGCGCTGGTGGGGATAGGCAAGGCGGCGCGTTATGCCGCCATCGTTGCCGGCCAGTCCTGGGTGATGGGTTAG
- a CDS encoding invasion associated locus B family protein yields MALLRLMTMISAGALSTTVLAQAPQLPGGATSLNETYQDWTVGCRVVNDTRSCTITQQQQRQDGQRVLAIELRKQADQAVPGLLVLPFGLSLQGGVTLQIDEQPALALQNFTTCLPAGCLVSLNFDEAAVSMLRGGTALKVTAATHDTKQDVALSISLKGLATALDRLDALEAS; encoded by the coding sequence ATGGCCTTGCTCAGATTGATGACCATGATCAGCGCCGGCGCACTGTCGACGACGGTGCTGGCGCAGGCGCCGCAACTGCCCGGCGGCGCCACCTCGCTCAACGAGACCTATCAGGACTGGACCGTCGGTTGCCGGGTGGTGAACGACACCAGAAGCTGCACCATCACCCAGCAGCAGCAGCGCCAGGACGGTCAGCGCGTGCTGGCCATCGAATTGCGCAAGCAAGCCGACCAGGCGGTGCCCGGCCTGCTCGTCCTGCCCTTCGGATTGTCGCTGCAAGGTGGAGTGACGCTGCAGATCGACGAACAACCGGCGCTGGCCCTGCAAAACTTCACGACCTGCCTGCCGGCTGGCTGCCTGGTGTCGTTGAACTTCGACGAGGCCGCCGTCTCGATGCTGCGCGGCGGCACCGCGCTCAAGGTGACCGCGGCGACACACGACACCAAGCAGGATGTCGCGCTTTCCATCTCCCTGAAGGGCCTGGCCACGGCGCTGGACCGGCTCGATGCCCTGGAGGCAAGCTAG
- a CDS encoding autotransporter domain-containing protein, translating to MTKRLLLSATALVAAGTVLATPAGAAPIVYNTPGPHNDAIVLNSGNTAQAMWATSNVTATFSGTVDFQSGGPKTLIIGNTTIPDGKVIFSPSDLKTDSQKSNLYLNAGILSIGNQLARDALSSGRLNLSLFGGTLDLSGSSLAVRDFSGTGNSKILNSTAGTIASLTIMTAAGSPSLNLASTISDDTGVVALDIRGSGYVDVRGNNSYSGGTSIIGAQVYAAHSNALGTGTISMLSTATNTASLWLSNGIILNNNLYLDSSQPVNLGAAVVVSGTLRGDISGDADIRKVGGGWLRLQGQHLGSGRVLVEEGDLVVGSAQPGSGTINNMSEVHISRLATLRVREDEAIGHLAGRGTVDVGTNAAFWVGMDDSSMTFDGNITGLGRFFKTGQGTLTLTQASTFDSAFYLQQGGLSVRATDALGTSTLFTDEDTRLTLADGVRLDNYIIIDDIGFEIEVANNHSATLGGDITSGNGDYGFQKTGSGTLVLTSADSDVDLVEVNGGTLRVDGRLRVNESVTVQADATLTGRGTVDGDVTIDGGGVLKGRAGDRLTVTGDMMLNDDSYIDVALGAPSTSALFNVGGNLTLDGALTITDAGGFGRGIYRLFDYEGGLTDNGLEIVGSPPGIPRTNISVQTAIANEVNIVVAGDDPGPGEVPETQFWDGGGTTADGRIGGGTGTWNNTTTNWTRVNGDANDAWGGRFAVFQTEGGVVSVDSSGAPVTVTGMQFATDGYTVTGGSLTLSAPQTLIRVGDGTENGTQMTSRISSNLIGSGGLVKDDLGTLVLDGVNSYAGDTIVRNGWLVGDVDSIRNNLLNNAGVTFLQHEDATFAGVIEGTGRTVKDGSGTLKLAAGSTTDWEVGQGVLVSQAGQLRGDVEIGGEGMLQFQQAASAAYQGVLSGSGAFDVAGQNNARVILSADSSAFNGTTSVSSGELTVDGKLGGQTTVRSGGRLSGTGTLATANVEAGAMHGPGNSVGTQTVTGNYTNRGTLQVDITPTTADKLIVGGNVDIGGATLDLLMSSAPLSEWNSVTGPYTLIQNNGQNAIAGQFASVLNPLAFLSHSLNYVGGDGNDLTLQLTRNAVKFADAGKTRNQIAVATALDRMAGDSRLVGHVALLSQTDARAAFDRLSGEIHASAKTALIDDSIHVRTAVNDRIRAAFEGVGAAAMPVMSYGPEGGQFDAASTDRFAVWGNAFGSWANVDGDGNAAKLEHSIGGVLFGGDALVSEAVRLGVLAGYTQSNFSIEERASSGSSDNAHLGIYAGAKWGRVALRGGLAYAWHDIETARRVAFGGLSEQLKGDYDAGTFQAFGEAGYRIDTAVASFEPFAALAHVSLRTDSFAETGGISAVTAKSQTTSVSYTTLGLRASTDFVLAGMGATARGTLGWRHAFGDVTPASVQAFAGSQPFAIYGAPLGRDSAIIEAALDLDLTAKATLGFAYHGQLASNAQDHGIKANLGVRF from the coding sequence ATGACCAAACGCCTGCTTCTGTCGGCCACCGCGCTGGTGGCGGCCGGGACGGTGCTGGCGACGCCGGCGGGTGCTGCGCCAATCGTCTACAACACACCCGGCCCCCACAACGATGCGATTGTGCTCAACAGTGGAAATACGGCCCAGGCCATGTGGGCCACAAGCAATGTCACGGCTACATTTTCCGGGACAGTGGATTTTCAATCCGGAGGCCCAAAAACACTAATAATTGGCAACACGACAATTCCGGATGGGAAGGTAATTTTTTCACCGTCAGACCTGAAAACAGATAGCCAGAAATCAAATCTATACTTAAATGCTGGAATTCTTTCCATTGGCAATCAATTAGCGAGAGACGCGCTCAGCTCGGGGCGGTTGAACCTATCTTTATTTGGCGGCACATTGGATCTATCGGGTTCATCTCTCGCGGTACGCGATTTTAGCGGAACTGGAAACTCGAAAATCCTCAACAGCACCGCAGGCACCATCGCGTCATTGACGATCATGACAGCGGCAGGGTCGCCATCGCTTAACCTCGCAAGCACAATTTCGGACGACACCGGCGTTGTCGCGTTGGATATCCGCGGAAGCGGTTACGTTGATGTGCGCGGCAACAACAGCTATTCCGGTGGCACGTCGATCATCGGCGCGCAGGTCTATGCCGCTCACTCGAATGCGCTTGGGACCGGCACAATATCCATGCTGTCGACCGCCACCAATACCGCCTCGCTCTGGCTCAGTAATGGTATCATTCTCAACAACAACCTGTATCTGGACAGTTCACAACCCGTTAACCTCGGCGCAGCGGTCGTAGTAAGCGGCACGTTGCGTGGCGACATCAGCGGTGATGCCGACATACGCAAGGTCGGCGGGGGCTGGCTCCGATTGCAAGGCCAGCACCTTGGCTCTGGCCGGGTGCTGGTCGAGGAAGGCGACCTCGTAGTCGGGTCCGCCCAACCAGGTTCGGGCACCATCAACAACATGTCGGAAGTTCATATTTCGCGGCTCGCGACATTGCGTGTTCGAGAAGACGAAGCCATCGGCCATCTGGCCGGGAGAGGAACCGTCGATGTCGGCACGAATGCCGCTTTCTGGGTTGGTATGGACGACAGCAGCATGACCTTTGATGGAAACATCACAGGGCTCGGTAGATTTTTCAAAACCGGCCAGGGGACGCTCACGCTGACGCAAGCCAGCACATTTGACAGCGCTTTCTACCTGCAGCAGGGCGGCCTCTCTGTGCGCGCAACAGACGCGCTGGGTACCAGCACCCTTTTTACCGACGAAGACACGCGCCTCACCCTCGCCGATGGCGTTCGCCTGGACAACTACATCATAATCGATGACATCGGCTTCGAGATCGAGGTCGCGAACAATCATTCGGCCACGCTCGGCGGGGATATTACATCGGGCAACGGCGACTATGGTTTCCAAAAAACCGGCAGTGGCACGTTGGTCCTGACCAGCGCGGATTCAGATGTTGACTTAGTCGAGGTCAACGGCGGCACGCTGCGGGTCGACGGGCGCTTACGCGTCAACGAGTCAGTGACCGTTCAAGCCGATGCCACGCTGACCGGCCGCGGAACCGTTGACGGTGACGTGACGATCGATGGCGGCGGCGTGCTGAAGGGCCGCGCGGGCGACCGCCTCACCGTAACCGGCGACATGATGCTAAACGACGATTCCTACATCGACGTCGCGCTCGGCGCACCCAGCACCAGCGCCCTGTTCAACGTGGGCGGTAACCTCACGCTGGACGGCGCGCTGACGATCACGGATGCCGGCGGCTTCGGCCGCGGCATCTACCGGCTGTTCGATTATGAAGGCGGGCTGACCGACAACGGCCTCGAAATCGTCGGCTCGCCGCCCGGCATCCCGCGCACCAACATCTCGGTCCAGACCGCAATCGCCAACGAGGTCAACATCGTGGTGGCCGGCGACGATCCCGGCCCCGGCGAGGTTCCCGAAACGCAGTTCTGGGACGGCGGCGGCACCACGGCCGACGGCCGCATCGGCGGCGGCACCGGCACCTGGAACAACACCACCACCAACTGGACGCGCGTCAATGGCGACGCCAACGACGCCTGGGGCGGCCGCTTCGCCGTGTTCCAGACCGAGGGCGGCGTGGTCAGCGTCGACAGCAGCGGCGCGCCCGTCACCGTCACTGGCATGCAGTTCGCCACGGACGGCTACACCGTCACCGGCGGCAGCCTGACGCTTTCGGCGCCGCAGACGCTGATCCGCGTCGGCGACGGCACCGAGAACGGCACGCAGATGACCTCCCGTATCAGCTCCAACCTCATTGGCAGCGGCGGGCTGGTGAAGGACGATCTCGGCACGCTGGTCCTCGACGGCGTCAACAGCTATGCCGGCGACACCATCGTGCGCAATGGCTGGCTGGTCGGCGATGTCGACAGCATCCGCAACAACCTCCTCAACAATGCCGGCGTCACCTTCCTCCAGCATGAGGACGCCACTTTCGCCGGGGTCATCGAAGGCACCGGCCGCACCGTGAAGGACGGCAGCGGCACGCTGAAGCTCGCCGCCGGCAGCACGACCGACTGGGAGGTGGGACAAGGCGTGCTCGTCTCGCAGGCCGGCCAGTTGCGCGGCGATGTCGAGATCGGTGGCGAAGGCATGCTGCAATTCCAGCAAGCCGCGTCGGCCGCCTATCAGGGCGTGCTTTCCGGCAGCGGCGCATTCGACGTCGCCGGGCAGAACAATGCGCGCGTCATCCTGAGCGCCGACAGCTCGGCCTTCAACGGCACGACAAGCGTGTCGTCGGGCGAACTCACGGTGGACGGCAAGCTCGGCGGGCAGACCACGGTGCGCAGCGGCGGCAGGTTGTCGGGCACCGGCACGCTGGCCACGGCCAATGTCGAGGCGGGCGCCATGCACGGCCCCGGCAATTCCGTCGGCACCCAGACGGTGACCGGCAACTACACCAACCGTGGTACGCTGCAGGTGGACATCACCCCTACGACTGCCGACAAACTGATCGTCGGCGGCAATGTCGACATCGGCGGTGCCACGCTGGATCTTCTGATGAGCTCGGCGCCGCTGTCGGAATGGAATAGCGTCACCGGTCCCTACACGCTGATCCAGAACAACGGCCAGAACGCCATCGCCGGCCAGTTCGCCAGCGTGCTCAACCCGCTGGCCTTCCTCAGCCATTCGCTGAACTATGTGGGCGGCGACGGCAACGACCTGACGCTGCAACTGACCCGCAACGCGGTGAAATTCGCCGATGCCGGCAAGACCCGCAACCAGATCGCGGTCGCCACCGCGCTCGACCGGATGGCTGGCGACAGCCGGCTGGTCGGCCATGTCGCGCTGCTCAGCCAGACCGACGCGCGCGCCGCCTTCGACCGCCTTTCCGGCGAGATCCATGCCTCGGCCAAGACCGCGCTGATCGACGATTCGATCCATGTCCGCACCGCCGTCAACGACCGCATCCGCGCCGCTTTCGAAGGCGTTGGAGCAGCGGCGATGCCGGTGATGTCCTATGGGCCGGAAGGCGGCCAATTCGACGCGGCCAGCACCGACCGCTTCGCGGTGTGGGGCAATGCCTTCGGCAGCTGGGCCAATGTCGACGGCGACGGCAATGCCGCCAAGCTCGAACATTCGATCGGCGGTGTTTTGTTCGGCGGCGACGCGCTCGTCAGCGAGGCGGTGCGGCTTGGCGTCCTGGCCGGCTACACCCAGTCGAACTTCTCGATCGAGGAACGCGCTTCGTCGGGTTCGAGCGACAATGCCCATCTTGGCATCTATGCCGGCGCGAAATGGGGCCGCGTGGCCTTGCGCGGTGGCCTCGCCTATGCCTGGCACGACATCGAGACGGCGCGCCGCGTCGCCTTCGGCGGCCTGTCGGAGCAGCTGAAGGGTGACTACGACGCCGGCACCTTCCAGGCCTTCGGCGAAGCCGGCTACCGTATCGATACGGCGGTCGCCTCCTTCGAGCCTTTCGCAGCGCTTGCCCATGTCAGCCTGCGCACGGACAGCTTCGCTGAGACCGGCGGCATTTCGGCGGTGACGGCGAAGAGCCAGACGACGAGCGTCAGCTACACCACGCTCGGGTTGCGCGCCTCGACCGATTTCGTGCTGGCCGGCATGGGTGCCACGGCACGCGGCACGCTGGGATGGCGTCATGCCTTCGGCGACGTCACGCCGGCCTCGGTGCAGGCTTTTGCCGGCTCGCAGCCCTTCGCCATCTACGGCGCGCCGCTCGGCCGCGATTCCGCGATCATCGAGGCCGCGCTCGACCTCGACCTGACGGCGAAGGCCACGCTGGGCTTTGCCTATCACGGTCAATTGGCGAGCAATGCCCAGGACCACGGCATCAAGGCCAATCTCGGCGTGAGGTTCTGA
- a CDS encoding heavy-metal-associated domain-containing protein, which translates to MINLKVSDMTCGHCASTVEKAVKSVDPQARVTIDLAASIVSVEGASDESAISAAISKAGYGNEKVATSCCGSCH; encoded by the coding sequence ATGATCAACCTGAAAGTATCGGATATGACCTGCGGCCACTGCGCGAGCACGGTGGAGAAGGCGGTGAAAAGCGTCGATCCGCAAGCCAGGGTCACGATCGATCTGGCGGCGTCGATCGTCTCGGTGGAAGGCGCCAGCGATGAGAGCGCGATTTCGGCTGCGATCTCGAAGGCTGGCTACGGCAACGAGAAGGTCGCTACCAGCTGCTGCGGCAGTTGCCATTGA